CACCCCACCGTTCACTAACGGCGATGATCGGGGCGATGTAGGCAAAACTAGAACCAAGATATGTGGGTACTTTGAAGCGGGTGACGGCGAGGAAAATCAGTGTGCCGACTCCGCTTGCGACGAGCGCGACCGATGTGTTGAGTCCCGTTAAGAGCGGAACGAGCACGGTCGCACCAAACATCGCGAAGACGTGTTGTAGGCTGAGCATCAGCCAGTTTAGAGGATGAGTAGGTACTTCTTGTACATCAAGTACTGCGGCATGTTTTGCCATATGGATGACTCCCTTTCTGGTCTCTCTGGACCACCTTAAAGGTTTTGATTTTTAGCGTTTAATAAAGACTTGATCGGCTTCGTCGACTTCAGCGAGCGCGACGACGACTTGCTCGTCGCGTGACGTCGGAACGTTCTTGCCGATGAAATCCGGTCGAATCGGTAACTCTCGATGCCCACGGTCGACGAGGACAGCGAGTTGGATCATACTCGGTCTTCCGTGGTCGACGAGCGCGTCCATCGCAGCTCGGACGGTACGACCTGTGTAAAGCACATCGTCAACGAGGACGACGATTTTCCCGGTGATGTCTTCCGGCAAATCTGAACCTTTGATTTCTGGCTCTAAACTTCGCTTTGACAAGTCATCTCGGTACATTGAGATGTCGACGACACCGAGTAAGACCGATTTACCTTCGATCTGTTCGATCCGCTTCGCAAGGCGGCGAGCGAGTGTCTCGCCACGCGTCTTGATTCCGACGATCATCAAATCAGCAATGCCTTTGTTACGTTCGATGATTTCATGGGCGATCCGTGTCAGTGCACGTCCGATCGCGGCTTCATCTAAGATGACGGCTGGTTTCATAGTTTCTCCTTTCATACAAAAGACCTTCTGCGTAAATCCGCAGAAGGTCATCGAAGACAGAATCATGGCATACGTCATGTATGCATGCCTACTCACGTTTGTGGTAGGTTCTCCCTTTCGCAGCCTCTCCGGACTCGATTAAAGGTGATACTAGTTTGGTAGGATCGTCACTCGGACGACCGAAGTGTCAGTAGAGGATGTCTCGCATCGCTCTCTAGGTGATACTCTACCGTTTTATTAGAAAAACGTCAAGACTCTAATTCAAGTTTTTTCAACTGACCGATCTCGAATGTCATCTCTTCCGGGAGTGGTGCTTCAAAACGCATCCATTCGCCTGTTCGTGGATGTTCGAAGCCAAGAACCGCAGCGTGCAAGGCTTGACCATTCATTTTCATCGTCTTACGTGGACCATATTTCGGGTCACCAGCGAGCGGGAAACCGATATAACGCATATGCACACGAATCTGGTGTGTCCGCCCTGTTTCGAGTTTACATTCAACGACCGTGAAGCCTTCGTACCGATCAAGAACACGGAAATGGGTTACGGCAGATTTTGAATTCTTATCCGTCACCGTCATCCGTTGACGATCGTTCTTGTCACGTCCGATTGGTGCTTCGATCGTTCCGAGTTCGTGAGGAATTTCACCGTGAACGAGCGCGATGTAGAGACGTTCTGTCGTCTTCTCTTTCAACTGATGTGCAAGTGATTCATGCGCTAAGTCGTTCTTAGCGACCATCAACAGACCTGACGTATCCTTATCGATCCGGTGAACGATTCCTGGACGTTTGACGCCATTGATGCCTGAGAGATCTTGACAGTGGTGTAATAAGGCGTTGACAAGCGTTCCTGAGACATGACCTGCCGCCGGGTGGACGACCATCCCTTTTGGTTTGTTGACGACGATGACGTCCGAATCTTCATAGACGACATCAAGCGGGATATCTTCTGGTAAAATCTCGAGTTCTACCGCTTCCGGGATATGAACGTCAATTGATTCCGTTCCCGATAATTTATAGTTCGGTTTGACCACACGACCATCGACTTCGACGCGTCCCGCTTTTAACCATTCCTGTACTTGCGAACGCGACCATTCGTTTTGTTCTGCGAGCCACTTATCAATGCGCCCTGTCGCTCCATCCGCTTGTACGGACCATGTTTCTACTTCATTCATTTATCCATCGTTCCTTTCTTAGTCAACCGTTCTTCAAACATGACGCTGATCAGCATCGTGATGACACCAAACGTCAAACAGACGTCTGCGACATTAAAGATCGGGAAATTATAGCCGAACGGGAAGAAGTGGAAGAAATCAACGACTTCTCCTCGTGCCATTCGATCGATGAAGTTCCCGATCGCACCACTGAGCAGTAACGCGATGCTCCAAGCAAATACCTTATTTTTCGTGCCTTCCTTGTAGAGGAAGTAAATCAATCCAATGACGACGACGACCGTGACGATGAAGAAGAAACCGAACTTCCCTTCAAGCATCCCCCATGCCGCGCCTCGATTTCGATACGAGTTGAGATAAAAGAAATCCGGAATGACCGTGATCGCTTGACCAATCGTCATATTTTGAACGACGATCCATTTCGTCAACTGGTCGACTCCAACGAGTAAAGCAGCAATCCCTAAGTAAAGCCACATCCTATTGTCCTCCGCATCCAAAAATAATGAGGGGCGTCCTGCGAAGTCGCAGCCGCCCCTCCCTTTGTATCATTATAAAGAATTGACGACTTCAGTACAACGTGGGCAAAGCGTCGGATGAGCCGGATCTTGTCCGAGTTCCGTCGAATATGTCCAACAACGTTCACATTTTTCACCGTCAGCTTTTTGAACCGTGATGCCTGTCGTCTCGTACATCTTATCCGCTGTTTCCACGAATTCGAGTTGTGAGACTTGGAGTAACTGTTCGAGATGATCAATCGTTCCAAGCAAGGCTTTCGTTTCTTCTTTCGGCGCGAGCAGAAGCTTCGCTTCGAGTGTCTTACCGACGAGTTTCTCAACGCGTGCTTCCTCGAGTGCTTTTAAGACATCATCGCGGAACGTCAAGAACGCATTCCACTTCTCGATGAGAGCAAGTCCTTCTTTTGAGACTTCAACCGTTTCCGGAAGATCCGTCAAGAAGATGCTCTTCGTCTCTACAGCTGGTACGAACTCCCATGCTTCGTCTGCCGTGTGTGGTAAGACGGGCGCCATCAATTGTAACAACGCGACGACTGTATCATACATGACCGTCTGAACCGCACGACGTGATGTCGCATCCGCTTTTTCGATGTACAAGATATCTTTCGTGTAATCGAGATAGAACGACGACAAATCAAGGACACAGAAGTTGTGAAGCAATTGATAGACCGACATGAAGTCGTACGCATCATAGGCAGCTTTTACTTTACCAACAAGTTGGTCAAGCTTTGTCCGCATGAAACGGTCTGACTCTGGTAAGTCTTCAAATGCGACTCGGTGCGTTGCAGGATCAAATTGATCCAAGTTTCCAAGGAGGAAACGAACTGTGTTGCGGATTTTACGGTATGACTCTGAGACTTGTTTGAAGTTATCCATCGATGCGCGAACATCCGCTTGATAATCAACGGATGCGACCCACAAGCGAAGAATCTCTGCTCCGAATTGTTGCATGACTTGAATCGGTGCGATCGTGTTACCGATCGATTTAGACATCTTGCGACCTTGACCATCGAGGACGAATCCGTGACTGACGACTGCTTTGTATGGTGCTTTCCCTGTCGTTGCGACGGCTGTCGATAGCGACGAGTTGAACCAACCACGGTATTGGTCAGATCCTTCTAGATAGAGATCCGCTGGACGTGTCAATTCAGGGCGTGTCGCGAGAACACCGGCATGTGATGAACCAGAATCGAACCAGACATCCATGATGTCCGTTTCTTTTTTGAAGATCCCGTTCGGGCTTGCTGGATGTGTGAATCCTTCAGGCAGCAAGTCGACTGCGTCGCGTTCATACCAGACGTTTGACCCGTGAGCTGCGAACAGATTCGCAATATAATCAATCGTTTCCGGTGTGACGATTTCCGTACCATCCTCAGCGTAGAAGATCGGAAGTGGTACACCCCACGCACGTTGACGCGAGATGACCCAGTCGCCACGGTCTTTGAACATGTTGTGAAGTCGTGTTTCGCCCCACTCTGGTACCCACTGGACACCTTTGATCTCATCAAGGATTTCCGCACGGAAGTCCTTGATTGAAGCGAACCATTGTGGCGTCGCACGGAAGATGACCGGTTTTTTCGTCCGCCAGTCGTGTGGATACGAGTGCTTGATGAACGAAAGTTTTAAGAGAGCGCCTGCTTCTTCAAGCGCAAGACCGATCTCTTTGTTTGCATCCTCGTAGAACATACCTTCGAATCCAGGAGCTTCCGCTGTCATGACCCCTTTATCATCGACTGGGCAAAGGACGTCAAGACCGTACGCTTGACCGATGCGGAAGTCATCTTCCCCGTGACCTGGAGCTGTATGCACGACACCTGTAGCTTCTGCTGTAACATGATCGCCGAGCATGACGAGTGATTCACGGTCGTACAGTGGATGTTTCGCCTTCATGTACTCGAAGTCAGCACCATTGAAGATGCGTCCGACCGTTGCGTCTTCCCACCCAAGCGCTTCGATGACTTCAGGAACGAGCGTTTCTGCCACGATATAACCTTTTCCTTGGTACTCGATTCGTGCATACGTCAATTCTGCACTGACAGAGATTCCGAGGTTCGCTGGAATCGTCCATGGTGTCGTCGTCCAGATGACGAAATGATCCGTCGGCTCAAGGATGTTTTTCCCATCCATGACTTGGAATGCGACATAGATTGCAGCTGAACGTTTGTCCTGATATTCGATTTCTGCTTCAGCTAGTGCCGATTCAGAAGAAGGTGACCAGTAGACCGGTTTCTTACCTTTGTAGATATAGCCTTTGTTTGCCATATCTCCGAATAAACGAATTTGAGCAGCTTCAAATTCAGGCTGAAGCGTGATATATGGATTGTCATAATCCCCAAGAACACCAAGGCGTTTGAATTGGTCACGTTGGTGGTCGACTTGCTCTAGTGCATATTTCGCACACAACTCACGGAATTCTGCGACTGTCATCGATTTACGATCAACACCGGCTTTTTGAAGTGCTGTTTCGATTGGTAATCCGTGTGTATCCCAGCCTGGTACGTAAGGCGACTGGAAGCCATTCATCGATTTATAACGGACGATGATGTCTTTTAAGACTTTGTTTAATCCGTGTCCCATATGGATATCACCGTTCGCATAAGGAGGTCCGTCGTGGAGGATGAATGTTGGTTTCCCAGCATTTTTTTCCTGTACAGCAGCATAGAGGTTCATCTCTTCCCAACGTGCTTGCATATCTGGTTCGCGTTTTGGCAAGTTGCCTCGCATTAAAAACTCGGTCTTCATCATCAATAAGGTTTCTTTGTAATCCATCTGACCATCTCTCACCTTTCGCTTTAAAAGTACAAAAAAAACCAAGCTCATCCCTGAGATAGGGACGAGCTTGGCTAAACTCGCGGTACCACCCTACTAATCCTGCTCGTCAGTTCGACGACACAGGACCGCTTAAGTACTCGATAACGGGAGTGAACCGGCATGGCTTACTGTTCGTCGAACGTTCAGTCATGCACTCCAAGGGGATACCTCATCTCTTTCGTTGCTCGGGCTTCCACCATTCCCCGATTCGCTGTCAACCGTCCAAGATGCGACGTGTCCTTGTCATTGATTTTATTTATACGACATCGTCGTCATTATACGCAACTGCTGGAACATCGTCAAGCGCTCCACGAGAAGAGAAATCAAACGCATCCCAGTCGTGGCTCGTTAATAATTCCATCTGTGCATCGATCAACACTTTGAACCGGTTGCGGTAAAGCTCGATTTTCTTGCGCATCTGCTCGACTTCGAAGTCCGTCCGTTGCGCCCGACGCTGTGCTGCGTCTTGCAACTGCTCTGCTTCGCGTTCTGCTTGCTTTAGGATCAAGCTAGCTTCTTTTGAAGCATTCGCTTTCACTTCCTCAGCTGCTTCTTGTGCAACGATGATCGATTTATTTAATGTTTCTTCCATTGAACTGAAGTAGTCGACACGTGCTTGCATATTTTGAATGACTTCCTGTTGTTGACGATTCTCACGTAACAACAATTCAAAGTCCTTGATGACTTGATCTAGGAATTCGTTCACTTCATCTTCGTCATAGCCGCGAAACTTTCGTGTGAACTCCTTATTATGAATATCGAGTGGCGTTAATGGCATGATGAATTCCTCCTCCGCATTTATCTTATCCTTTTAAAATACCGTATTGCAGCTTAATCCGGTCCCGTTTCGTTGATCCAAGAATCGCAATCAACTTAACGCGTCCTGTTCCACGCAAAGAAAGTAAATCGCCTTCTTGCAGCATGAAACTCGAATCATCAACTACCTTATAATTGACCTTACTTTCACCTTGTTTAATGAGCGTCTGTGCTTTTTGACGCGAGAAGCCGAGAATTTCACTCACGACCGTATCGAACCGAAGTGAACTAACGAAGCCGAGCGTTTCTTCCCACTCTTGTTCCTTCACTTTCAAACGATCTTCTGCGTCAACACGTGAAAGACGAATCTTTGTCTTCCCTGCTCGTTCGACGTTTGCTTCAATGTATGTCGCGACTTCGTCTGCGACGGCAAACTGTACTTGATCCTGGATGATGACGTCGCCGAATTTGGCTCGTTTCAATCCGACGTTCAATAATGTACCGGTGACTTGACGATGAGAAAGTTCAACGAATTTAGTGGGATAATGAATGCGATAAATGGAAATGTCAAAGTCATCCGCGTTGTATTCATAATAATCTGGTGCGAGGATTGCCCGCTTTCGTTCAGCGCCTTCGAAACCGCCCTCAAAAAAGAGGGCGCATTTCGAACCGACGAGTTCTTGTGTGATTTGTTGTTCACGAGGATCTAGAAAATCCGTTAATTTGAACGTATAGGTCGCTTCCACGTGATCAATCCAGTTCAAGACTGAATCGACGAATTCCCGCTCGCTTCCGCGATAATGATCATATACGCTCATACTAAAAAGATAGCTCGGATTCCAGATTGAGCCAAGTTCAATACGAGGAAGGCTACAATCGGCGAAATATCTAGCATGCCTCCGATAGGCGGGATGATACGACGGAAGGGCGCTAAGAACGGCTCGACCAACATCGCGAGCACTTGTCCGAATTTCGAATCACGGGCATTCGGGAACCACGAAAGTAAAATATAAACGATCATGACATAGCTGTAATATTGCAGCAATGTGCTTAATGTACGACCAATTGCGTACATCACTTGAGAATCCATGCTTACCACCCCTTATGATTAATATCATCTTCTCCAAGAAGATTCGAGATGCTACCTGCCAACTCGACATTGTTCGGGACACAGAGGAGGGTATTCTGACTGATCGTCGTGATTGTTCCATCAAGAGCGAACACGACACCAGACAAGAAATTGATCATCTGTCGTGATTGATCTTTTGACATACGCTGCATATTGACGATAACCGCACGGTTTTGACGAAGATGTTCCCCAATTTCTTGGGCTTCGTTAAAGACACGTGGTTCACTCAAGATGACTTGCGATTTCGTTTTTTTCGTTGCATGAAGCGGCACGATATTCGATTGTCTCACGCTGTCCTCCTTTTGAGTAACACTTGGGGTAGATTCCTCGTAATACTCTTCGTACTCTTGTTGCGACGTACCTCTACCTTTATTTATTGTAGCATCATTTTCATATTCAAGTTCATCTAAATCGTCGCTGTTTCCGAGAAATAGATTTTGCATTTTTGATTTGAAGCCCATATCCATTCTCCCTTCTTCTCGTTTAGGTGTGAACAAGCGTCGTCCCGATTCGAACGAACGTCGCCCCTTCTTCGATGGCAATCTCAAAATCAGATGACATCCCCATGGATAACTCCGTACATGGAGCATACGACAATTTTTTCGCCTTGACCTCTTCTTGCAATGTTTTTAACGACCGGAATACTTCACGTATACGCGTCTCATCTTCCGTCAATGGTGCCATCGTCATCAGTCCAATGACACGAATCGCTGGATACTGCCCGATTTCATGTAAAAACGATGGCACATCCTCCGGTGCGATGCCTTGCTTCGATTCTTCTCCAGAAACATTGACTTGAATGAAACAATCAATCGTCCGGTCCGTTCGTTTATTGATCTCTTCCGCCAAATGAAGACGGTCGAGGGAATGCAACACGTCAATGGCATCGATGATTTGACGAACTTTGCGTGTCTGTAACGTGCCGATGAAGTGCCACGTACAAGCGGTTCGTCCGAGTTCTGCCTGCTTTTCGAGCAACCCTTCCGGTCGATTTTCTCCGAGATGTGTCACGCCTGCGGCTAATAATTCAGAAGCAACTTGACTTGAGACTGATTTCGTCACACCAATCAGCTGTACCTGCTTTTTAGAAGAACTCTTTTCAGTTGCTTGTTCCATCCGTTGTGTAACATTTTGTACGTTTTCAAGAATTGACATCCAATGACTCCTTTACGATCAAACTTGCAAACCGACCACCGTGGTCGCCATGGCGATAAGAGAAGTAATCTTCCGCCTGACAGTGTGTACATAGACCTGAGTCAAGGACGTCGCCTACTCCACATCGTTCAGCTAGCGCAGCATTCGTTTTTTGTAGCGATAACATCGCTTTTCCATCTTCCTTGCGTATGTAAGGAGACTCGTCTAGTTCGAGCGCATCAATGGCATCGATGACCGGTTGATCGACTTCGTAACAACAGTCCCGAATCGATGGACCGATGACCATTTGAATGGAAGATCGACTAGCACCCGCACGTTCCATCTGTTTTACGGTTTCCTCGACGATATTACTAACGGTTCCTCGCCATCCGGCGTGCGTGTTCGCAATGATACCTGTTGTCGGATCACAGAAAATTAATGGAACACAGTCAGCGAAGAGCATCATCAGTAAGACATTCGAATCAGTCGTCACCAATCCATCTGTACCCGGAATCGCCGTTTCGTAATCCAAAGCACCACGTCCAGAATCAAGTGTCGTCACCTGTTCGACATGATTCCCGTGGATTTGCTGTGCCCAAATCGAGTTCTCAAGTGATAAATCCAGCTGACGTGCAATGACTTGTCGGTTCTGAATGACACCATCCCGGTCATCGTTGACATGCAGTCCTAGATTGCCATTCTCATGTGGTGCAGCGAATTTCGTCGTAAAGGCGGCACGTACGGTACCAGTTGGTGTATCCCATTTGATCCATTGTCCAAACATGTTCATGCCTCCTTCGATTTTAAAAAAAGAGGCGCCGCTTTCGCGACACCTCTTGGTTTAGCAGTCGTGTCACTGGAAAATCGATTAACGATTATTCCGGCGAAGGAAAGATGGGATGTCCATCGTTTCTTCGACATCTGGCGCTTTAGCCGGTTCAGGATTCGAGCTGACAGGTGTCTCTTCGACTTGTGGTTTTGACTCCTCTATTGGTGGTGGAGTCGCTTGTTTTTTCTTCAAGAGATTCTTCATCATTTCTTGTGCCGACGGAATTTCGAAATCAAGTGGTTCGTTTTCGAACTCTGTCGCGATGACTGTAACGATGATTTCATCTTCCAGGTTATCGTTGATGACAGAACCGAAGATCAAGTTGACTTCCTCATCTGCTGCACTCTGGACGATTTGTGCTGCTTCCGTCACTTCGTACAAGCTGAGGTTCGCACTACCAGTGATGTTCATCAGAACACCTTTAGCTCCTTCGATCGATGTTTCAAGCAATGGACTTGAAATTGCTTTTTTCGCTGCTTCTGTCGCACGGTGTTCACCTGTTGCGACACCTACACCCATCAATGCAGAACCTTTTTCGGTCATGATCGTCTTCACGTCAGCGAAGTCGAGGTTGATGAGACCAGGTACGGCGATCAAGTCTGTAATCCCTTGTACACCTTGACGCAAAACGTTATCCGCTTCTTTGAACGCTTCAAGCATCGGTGTGTTCCGATCGACGATTTCAAGCAACTTATCGTTCGGGATGACGATCAACGTATCGACTTTTTCTTTGAAGTTCTGGACACCTGAGACGGCA
This window of the Exiguobacterium acetylicum genome carries:
- the pyrR gene encoding bifunctional pyr operon transcriptional regulator/uracil phosphoribosyltransferase PyrR; this encodes MKPAVILDEAAIGRALTRIAHEIIERNKGIADLMIVGIKTRGETLARRLAKRIEQIEGKSVLLGVVDISMYRDDLSKRSLEPEIKGSDLPEDITGKIVVLVDDVLYTGRTVRAAMDALVDHGRPSMIQLAVLVDRGHRELPIRPDFIGKNVPTSRDEQVVVALAEVDEADQVFIKR
- a CDS encoding RluA family pseudouridine synthase; amino-acid sequence: MNEVETWSVQADGATGRIDKWLAEQNEWSRSQVQEWLKAGRVEVDGRVVKPNYKLSGTESIDVHIPEAVELEILPEDIPLDVVYEDSDVIVVNKPKGMVVHPAAGHVSGTLVNALLHHCQDLSGINGVKRPGIVHRIDKDTSGLLMVAKNDLAHESLAHQLKEKTTERLYIALVHGEIPHELGTIEAPIGRDKNDRQRMTVTDKNSKSAVTHFRVLDRYEGFTVVECKLETGRTHQIRVHMRYIGFPLAGDPKYGPRKTMKMNGQALHAAVLGFEHPRTGEWMRFEAPLPEEMTFEIGQLKKLELES
- the lspA gene encoding signal peptidase II, encoding MWLYLGIAALLVGVDQLTKWIVVQNMTIGQAITVIPDFFYLNSYRNRGAAWGMLEGKFGFFFIVTVVVVIGLIYFLYKEGTKNKVFAWSIALLLSGAIGNFIDRMARGEVVDFFHFFPFGYNFPIFNVADVCLTFGVITMLISVMFEERLTKKGTMDK
- the ileS gene encoding isoleucine--tRNA ligase, with the protein product MDYKETLLMMKTEFLMRGNLPKREPDMQARWEEMNLYAAVQEKNAGKPTFILHDGPPYANGDIHMGHGLNKVLKDIIVRYKSMNGFQSPYVPGWDTHGLPIETALQKAGVDRKSMTVAEFRELCAKYALEQVDHQRDQFKRLGVLGDYDNPYITLQPEFEAAQIRLFGDMANKGYIYKGKKPVYWSPSSESALAEAEIEYQDKRSAAIYVAFQVMDGKNILEPTDHFVIWTTTPWTIPANLGISVSAELTYARIEYQGKGYIVAETLVPEVIEALGWEDATVGRIFNGADFEYMKAKHPLYDRESLVMLGDHVTAEATGVVHTAPGHGEDDFRIGQAYGLDVLCPVDDKGVMTAEAPGFEGMFYEDANKEIGLALEEAGALLKLSFIKHSYPHDWRTKKPVIFRATPQWFASIKDFRAEILDEIKGVQWVPEWGETRLHNMFKDRGDWVISRQRAWGVPLPIFYAEDGTEIVTPETIDYIANLFAAHGSNVWYERDAVDLLPEGFTHPASPNGIFKKETDIMDVWFDSGSSHAGVLATRPELTRPADLYLEGSDQYRGWFNSSLSTAVATTGKAPYKAVVSHGFVLDGQGRKMSKSIGNTIAPIQVMQQFGAEILRLWVASVDYQADVRASMDNFKQVSESYRKIRNTVRFLLGNLDQFDPATHRVAFEDLPESDRFMRTKLDQLVGKVKAAYDAYDFMSVYQLLHNFCVLDLSSFYLDYTKDILYIEKADATSRRAVQTVMYDTVVALLQLMAPVLPHTADEAWEFVPAVETKSIFLTDLPETVEVSKEGLALIEKWNAFLTFRDDVLKALEEARVEKLVGKTLEAKLLLAPKEETKALLGTIDHLEQLLQVSQLEFVETADKMYETTGITVQKADGEKCERCWTYSTELGQDPAHPTLCPRCTEVVNSL
- a CDS encoding DivIVA domain-containing protein, which encodes MPLTPLDIHNKEFTRKFRGYDEDEVNEFLDQVIKDFELLLRENRQQQEVIQNMQARVDYFSSMEETLNKSIIVAQEAAEEVKANASKEASLILKQAEREAEQLQDAAQRRAQRTDFEVEQMRKKIELYRNRFKVLIDAQMELLTSHDWDAFDFSSRGALDDVPAVAYNDDDVV
- a CDS encoding RNA-binding protein, translating into MSVYDHYRGSEREFVDSVLNWIDHVEATYTFKLTDFLDPREQQITQELVGSKCALFFEGGFEGAERKRAILAPDYYEYNADDFDISIYRIHYPTKFVELSHRQVTGTLLNVGLKRAKFGDVIIQDQVQFAVADEVATYIEANVERAGKTKIRLSRVDAEDRLKVKEQEWEETLGFVSSLRFDTVVSEILGFSRQKAQTLIKQGESKVNYKVVDDSSFMLQEGDLLSLRGTGRVKLIAILGSTKRDRIKLQYGILKG
- a CDS encoding YggT family protein, translating into MDSQVMYAIGRTLSTLLQYYSYVMIVYILLSWFPNARDSKFGQVLAMLVEPFLAPFRRIIPPIGGMLDISPIVAFLVLNLAQSGIRAIFLV
- a CDS encoding cell division protein SepF, producing MRQSNIVPLHATKKTKSQVILSEPRVFNEAQEIGEHLRQNRAVIVNMQRMSKDQSRQMINFLSGVVFALDGTITTISQNTLLCVPNNVELAGSISNLLGEDDINHKGW
- a CDS encoding YggS family pyridoxal phosphate-dependent enzyme; this translates as MSILENVQNVTQRMEQATEKSSSKKQVQLIGVTKSVSSQVASELLAAGVTHLGENRPEGLLEKQAELGRTACTWHFIGTLQTRKVRQIIDAIDVLHSLDRLHLAEEINKRTDRTIDCFIQVNVSGEESKQGIAPEDVPSFLHEIGQYPAIRVIGLMTMAPLTEDETRIREVFRSLKTLQEEVKAKKLSYAPCTELSMGMSSDFEIAIEEGATFVRIGTTLVHT
- the pgeF gene encoding peptidoglycan editing factor PgeF; the protein is MFGQWIKWDTPTGTVRAAFTTKFAAPHENGNLGLHVNDDRDGVIQNRQVIARQLDLSLENSIWAQQIHGNHVEQVTTLDSGRGALDYETAIPGTDGLVTTDSNVLLMMLFADCVPLIFCDPTTGIIANTHAGWRGTVSNIVEETVKQMERAGASRSSIQMVIGPSIRDCCYEVDQPVIDAIDALELDESPYIRKEDGKAMLSLQKTNAALAERCGVGDVLDSGLCTHCQAEDYFSYRHGDHGGRFASLIVKESLDVNS
- the ftsZ gene encoding cell division protein FtsZ produces the protein MLHFDEMMDQVAKIKVIGVGGGGSNAVNRMIEHGVQGVEFIAVNTDAQALNMSQADVKLQLGAKLTRGLGAGANPEIGKKAAEESREQLTEILSGADMVFVTAGMGGGTGTGAAPVIAEISKEIGALTVGVVTKPFMFEGRKRMQHAVSGVQNFKEKVDTLIVIPNDKLLEIVDRNTPMLEAFKEADNVLRQGVQGITDLIAVPGLINLDFADVKTIMTEKGSALMGVGVATGEHRATEAAKKAISSPLLETSIEGAKGVLMNITGSANLSLYEVTEAAQIVQSAADEEVNLIFGSVINDNLEDEIIVTVIATEFENEPLDFEIPSAQEMMKNLLKKKQATPPPIEESKPQVEETPVSSNPEPAKAPDVEETMDIPSFLRRNNR